A genomic segment from Deinococcus sp. YIM 77859 encodes:
- a CDS encoding carbohydrate kinase family protein, producing the protein MKFFVIGDVTVDHLYHLDRLPAPGEEVAPTRATMQPGGAGGTISVTLARLGHSVTLAARVGDDPFAEYALRSVRESGVLQTAIQVDPELLTSTITVMQTPDGQRAMISYGAANRQLDPAKLKKKDIEGADALIVSAYSLTEGPQREYTLRAIETAKKAKKPVPVFIDLGTGAVNKVGTDLIENVIGADYLTLNQHELLALTDTTSISAALAQLGDAGARRVIVKVGRMGSIVWTPNETELVDPIKPEGRVVDSTGAGDTFTAAFAHAVLTGQTLAQAARTANAAGALAATRVGAQARPITPADLEAALNR; encoded by the coding sequence GTGAAGTTTTTCGTTATCGGTGACGTCACCGTCGATCACCTCTACCATCTTGACCGCCTGCCCGCCCCGGGCGAGGAAGTCGCCCCCACGCGCGCCACCATGCAGCCCGGTGGCGCGGGCGGCACCATCAGCGTGACGCTGGCGCGGCTCGGTCACAGTGTCACCCTCGCCGCCCGGGTGGGCGACGATCCCTTTGCCGAGTATGCCCTGCGCAGCGTACGGGAGAGTGGCGTTTTGCAAACCGCCATTCAGGTGGACCCCGAGCTTCTGACCAGCACCATCACCGTCATGCAGACGCCCGACGGGCAACGGGCGATGATCAGCTACGGCGCGGCCAATCGCCAGCTCGACCCTGCGAAGCTCAAGAAAAAGGACATCGAGGGGGCGGACGCCCTGATTGTCAGCGCCTACAGCCTGACCGAAGGACCGCAGCGCGAGTACACCCTACGGGCCATCGAGACGGCCAAAAAGGCGAAAAAGCCGGTTCCTGTCTTTATCGATCTGGGAACCGGCGCCGTGAACAAGGTCGGCACCGATCTGATCGAGAACGTGATCGGCGCAGACTACCTCACCCTCAACCAGCATGAGCTGCTCGCCCTGACCGACACCACCAGCATCAGTGCCGCGCTGGCACAGCTCGGTGATGCGGGTGCGCGCCGGGTCATCGTGAAGGTCGGCCGAATGGGCAGCATCGTCTGGACGCCCAACGAGACCGAGCTCGTCGACCCCATCAAGCCTGAAGGCCGCGTGGTGGACTCAACCGGTGCGGGGGACACCTTTACCGCTGCCTTTGCCCACGCCGTGCTCACCGGCCAGACCCTCGCCCAGGCGGCCCGCACCGCCAACGCCGCAGGCGCCCTCGCTGCCACCCGCGTCGGCGCACAGGCCCGCCCCATCACGCCCGCCGATCTAGAAGCCGCTCTGAACCGCTGA